In one window of Desulforhabdus amnigena DNA:
- a CDS encoding type II toxin-antitoxin system HicB family antitoxin, translated as MYLSVRIEIFKEDDAYVALAPELNVSSFGSDIDDARRSLKEAIEAFLEECEEMGSLEGVLEESGFSKTGDSWQPRKTVVWSDSQIASDEAIFRGKRIIPDLSKNLDL; from the coding sequence ATGTATCTATCTGTACGTATTGAAATATTCAAGGAGGACGACGCATATGTTGCTCTTGCTCCGGAGCTTAACGTATCGAGTTTCGGCAGCGACATTGACGATGCCAGGAGGTCTTTGAAGGAAGCGATCGAAGCCTTCCTCGAGGAATGTGAAGAAATGGGATCACTGGAAGGGGTTCTGGAGGAGTCTGGATTTTCAAAAACCGGTGATTCCTGGCAACCACGAAAAACAGTCGTATGGTCTGATTCACAAATTGCTTCTGATGAGGCTATATTTCGAGGAAAAAGGATCATTCCTGATCTATCAAAGAATTTGGATCTCTAA
- a CDS encoding type II toxin-antitoxin system RelE family toxin: MKVRYAKSFDKDIDGIRNNPQVKKRLLEVIVRLKEIDSLDEVQGIRKIEGYAGYYRLRIGGFRLGLKLIEDTLELIRFLHCKDIYRRFP; the protein is encoded by the coding sequence GTGAAGGTCCGATATGCAAAAAGTTTTGATAAGGATATCGATGGGATCAGGAATAACCCGCAGGTCAAAAAGCGTCTTTTGGAGGTCATTGTAAGACTCAAGGAGATTGACTCGCTGGACGAAGTTCAGGGCATCAGGAAAATCGAAGGGTATGCCGGATATTATCGCTTAAGGATCGGTGGTTTTCGCCTCGGCCTCAAGTTGATCGAAGATACCCTGGAGCTGATTCGTTTTTTACACTGTAAGGACATCTATCGACGCTTTCCATAG
- a CDS encoding GxxExxY protein, producing MVRYLFLELKSCDRLQPIHEAQLLTYLKLTGIRVGLLINFNVPLLKRGIKRLSL from the coding sequence GTGGTGCGATATCTTTTCCTGGAACTCAAATCCTGCGACCGCCTCCAACCCATTCACGAAGCCCAGCTCCTCACATACCTCAAACTCACGGGCATCAGAGTAGGGCTCCTCATAAACTTCAACGTTCCCCTCCTCAAGCGCGGAATAAAACGCCTGTCTCTCTGA
- a CDS encoding GxxExxY protein has translation MDSDRSATPIPSELNELVGQVIGAAIEVHKALGPGLLESAYATCLCRELDLRSIPYEKEKPLPIDYKGTKLDCGYRMDLLIDNQLILELKSCDRLQPIHEAQLLTYLKLTGIRVGLLINFNVPLLKRGIKRLSL, from the coding sequence ATGGATTCTGACCGCTCTGCAACACCGATTCCTTCCGAACTCAATGAACTCGTCGGCCAGGTGATCGGCGCAGCCATAGAAGTCCACAAAGCCTTGGGACCCGGACTCCTCGAATCCGCCTACGCAACCTGCCTCTGCAGGGAACTGGATCTCCGATCCATTCCCTACGAGAAAGAAAAGCCGCTCCCCATCGACTACAAGGGAACAAAACTCGACTGCGGATACCGCATGGACCTGCTCATAGACAATCAACTCATCCTGGAACTCAAATCCTGCGACCGCCTCCAACCCATCCACGAAGCCCAGCTCCTCACATACCTCAAACTCACAGGCATCAGAGTAGGGCTCCTCATAAACTTCAACGTTCCCCTCCTCAAGCGCGGAATAAAACGACTCTCACTCTGA
- a CDS encoding mannose-1-phosphate guanylyltransferase/mannose-6-phosphate isomerase, translating to MIVPVILSGGSGTRLWPLSRELFPKQLMPILGGEFSLLQSTVLRLRGIPETAPPIVVCNENHRFMVAAQLQAIGMPPSAIILEPVGRNTAPAAAVAAFEAMRDGSDPTLLILPADHMIRENTPFSSAVQMGERMTADGGMITFGIHPHGPETGYGYIKKSGAVDTGATPGDDEARAYHVSEFVEKPDHETACAYVASGGYLWNSGMFMFRASTYLRELERLAPEMISPCKKAFLEAKRDLDFLRLDAASFQSCPGDSIDYAVMEKTSKAVVIPLVGSGWSDVGSWPSLHEVLDKDEQGNVVIGDVMMEDVRNCYLHSSGRLIAAVGMENHVVVETKDAILVTSLDRGQDVKSIVKRLNSAKREETILHPRVYRPWGSYECIDCSERFQVKRITVNPGATLSLQLHHHRAEHWVVVRGTARITRGDEVILLSEDQSTYIPLGTKHRLENPGKIPLELIEVQTGSYLGEDDIVRLEDVYGR from the coding sequence ATGATCGTCCCCGTCATTTTATCCGGTGGTTCCGGAACCAGGTTGTGGCCTCTTTCCCGGGAGCTTTTCCCCAAGCAGTTGATGCCCATCCTGGGAGGCGAATTTTCTCTCCTCCAATCGACAGTCCTGAGGCTGCGGGGCATTCCCGAAACGGCCCCTCCCATAGTGGTCTGCAATGAAAACCATCGCTTCATGGTCGCGGCGCAGCTGCAGGCCATCGGCATGCCTCCCTCGGCGATCATCCTGGAACCCGTGGGGCGCAACACCGCCCCTGCCGCCGCGGTTGCCGCCTTCGAAGCCATGCGGGACGGATCGGACCCCACCCTGCTCATACTGCCCGCCGACCACATGATCAGGGAAAATACCCCCTTCTCCTCCGCGGTTCAGATGGGGGAAAGGATGACTGCAGACGGCGGTATGATCACCTTCGGCATCCATCCCCATGGACCGGAGACCGGCTACGGGTACATCAAGAAGAGCGGCGCCGTCGATACCGGCGCTACCCCTGGAGACGACGAGGCACGAGCCTACCACGTAAGCGAGTTCGTCGAAAAGCCCGATCACGAAACCGCCTGCGCCTATGTGGCTTCGGGAGGCTACCTCTGGAACAGCGGCATGTTCATGTTCCGGGCGTCCACCTACCTCCGGGAACTGGAGCGGTTGGCCCCGGAAATGATCTCCCCCTGCAAAAAAGCCTTCCTCGAGGCGAAACGGGACCTCGACTTCCTGAGGCTGGACGCGGCGTCTTTTCAATCCTGCCCCGGCGACTCCATCGACTACGCGGTCATGGAGAAGACCTCAAAGGCAGTGGTCATTCCCCTCGTCGGCTCCGGGTGGAGCGACGTCGGGTCCTGGCCCTCCCTGCACGAAGTCCTCGATAAGGACGAGCAGGGAAACGTCGTCATCGGTGATGTGATGATGGAAGATGTCCGCAACTGCTACCTCCATTCCAGCGGCAGGCTGATTGCGGCCGTCGGGATGGAAAACCACGTGGTCGTGGAAACCAAGGACGCGATCCTCGTGACATCCCTCGACAGGGGCCAGGATGTCAAATCCATCGTGAAACGGCTCAATTCCGCGAAACGGGAAGAGACCATCCTGCACCCCAGGGTGTACCGCCCCTGGGGCTCGTATGAATGCATCGACTGCAGCGAAAGGTTCCAGGTCAAGCGCATCACGGTCAACCCGGGAGCCACCCTTTCCCTGCAGCTCCACCACCACCGGGCGGAACACTGGGTGGTGGTCAGGGGAACGGCCCGCATCACTCGAGGCGATGAGGTCATCCTTCTGAGCGAGGATCAGAGCACCTACATTCCCCTCGGCACGAAACACCGGCTGGAAAATCCGGGCAAGATCCCCCTGGAACTCATTGAGGTGCAGACGGGCAGCTACCTGGGAGAAGACGACATCGTGCGGCTGGAAGACGTATACGGAAGATAA
- a CDS encoding L-lactate MFS transporter: MAAAVDKVPGQAWVVTFAGTAINLCLGILYAWSVWKANLLPPPGHVAGEAMTGLNEGWVYLTDAQATWAYAICGVVFALFMIPGGRIQDKYGAKVGATLGGLLLALGCIVAGLMKSYTGLVIGFGLLGGMGMGIGYAAPTPAAVKWFGPHKRGLIVGLVVGGYGGAAIYIAPLGKWLIANYGISGSFITLGVAFAIVVIVAGQLLAWPPEGYVPPGAPATATASKAVSMTKVDWTASDMVKTIQFYALIFMFMGCSQSGLLVIANATPMLGKTAATVAFFAANAWLLAAYGGLVNASGRIGTGLYSDKIGRSNAYVLNGIISSVCLFAMPAIMKSGSIFLLFLAVGIAYWQYGGGLSLIPAFTADFFGAKNLGFNYGLVFIGWGLAFFVPQVAGYIKDATGSLDYAFYLSGLILVAAVIVSRIIQRPVLESEKTGAAHQPAR, translated from the coding sequence ATGGCAGCAGCAGTGGACAAAGTTCCCGGACAGGCGTGGGTGGTTACTTTTGCCGGTACGGCTATCAACTTGTGTCTGGGCATCCTGTATGCCTGGAGCGTATGGAAGGCGAACCTGCTTCCTCCCCCGGGACACGTGGCAGGAGAGGCCATGACGGGCTTGAACGAAGGGTGGGTCTACTTGACGGATGCCCAGGCGACCTGGGCCTATGCCATCTGCGGAGTCGTCTTCGCTCTGTTCATGATCCCCGGCGGACGTATTCAGGATAAATACGGGGCCAAGGTAGGGGCTACGCTGGGAGGGCTTCTGCTCGCTCTCGGCTGCATCGTTGCGGGGCTCATGAAAAGCTACACGGGCCTCGTGATCGGTTTTGGATTGCTCGGCGGAATGGGAATGGGAATCGGTTATGCCGCTCCCACGCCGGCGGCCGTAAAATGGTTCGGTCCCCACAAACGCGGCCTGATCGTGGGACTCGTGGTCGGCGGATACGGAGGAGCCGCCATTTATATCGCTCCGCTGGGCAAATGGCTCATCGCCAATTACGGCATTTCGGGAAGTTTCATTACCCTGGGAGTGGCCTTCGCCATCGTGGTGATCGTTGCCGGCCAGCTTCTCGCCTGGCCTCCCGAAGGGTATGTGCCCCCGGGAGCCCCGGCCACTGCCACCGCGAGCAAAGCCGTGAGCATGACCAAGGTGGACTGGACGGCTTCGGATATGGTCAAGACCATTCAATTCTATGCGTTGATCTTCATGTTCATGGGATGTTCCCAGTCGGGCCTTCTGGTCATCGCCAATGCGACTCCCATGTTGGGCAAGACAGCCGCCACAGTAGCCTTCTTCGCTGCCAATGCCTGGCTTCTGGCGGCATACGGGGGGTTGGTGAACGCCTCCGGCCGTATCGGCACGGGGCTCTATTCCGATAAAATCGGCCGCTCCAATGCCTATGTCCTCAACGGCATCATTTCGTCAGTCTGCCTCTTCGCCATGCCCGCCATCATGAAATCCGGAAGCATCTTCCTGCTCTTCCTGGCAGTGGGCATTGCCTACTGGCAGTACGGCGGCGGTCTGTCCCTGATTCCCGCATTCACGGCCGACTTTTTCGGTGCCAAGAACCTCGGCTTCAACTACGGGCTGGTCTTCATCGGCTGGGGGCTGGCCTTCTTTGTGCCGCAGGTGGCAGGGTACATCAAGGATGCCACCGGGAGCCTGGATTATGCCTTCTATCTTTCAGGGCTGATCCTGGTAGCGGCGGTAATCGTGAGCCGTATCATTCAACGGCCGGTCCTCGAAAGTGAAAAGACGGGCGCCGCCCATCAACCCGCCAGATAG
- a CDS encoding serine/threonine protein kinase: MISLDDDSNDPQKMLPETVLLIRLTPEEVQQVQALLSHLDMPVESMAFEEMEDLKNFACEGEILLAILRVDGRRKRPDQDVRLLRNCLQPSVPLLLLVTPDQASRIKKYLRAGSDEFWILPLDSKAFPARFYVLLQWAQSAVEEREGMLRAGRAGKGGLAFLLSGMLECVRGWLLRIFYGGRERLTPDAAHLIAGKWVEVCRLGGGSFGDVWLVKEKETEKLAVAKIPHTPKLNLKFIREAAILRYFAGHPNAVQVLDVVRADGKVILIQEYVEGKTLQDLLDEGMDPAAKERAYLELLNVVSHGHEQNIMHRDIKPENILLTPGGQLKLLDFGTAKDLTRRSISSTVIGSRPYMAPEQIMGESRLTSDVWALGVVLYALATGFLPFYAENEKELMDSILETEPESPCHLEPEVPGELEKIILKCLQKDWRNRYRSAGELRAELLLRFPRFGEGKVLPG, translated from the coding sequence ATGATCTCTTTGGATGACGATTCCAACGATCCTCAGAAGATGCTTCCCGAAACGGTGCTGCTCATTCGTCTCACCCCGGAAGAAGTCCAACAGGTTCAAGCCCTGCTCTCCCACCTGGACATGCCCGTGGAATCCATGGCCTTTGAGGAAATGGAAGACCTGAAAAACTTTGCCTGCGAGGGTGAGATTCTCCTGGCCATCCTTCGCGTGGATGGGCGCCGCAAAAGGCCGGACCAGGATGTGCGGCTCCTGAGGAACTGCCTGCAACCATCGGTTCCCCTGCTGCTTTTGGTCACTCCCGACCAGGCTTCCAGGATAAAAAAATACCTTCGCGCCGGGTCGGATGAATTCTGGATTCTTCCGCTGGATTCGAAGGCCTTTCCCGCCCGCTTCTATGTCCTGCTGCAGTGGGCTCAGTCCGCGGTGGAGGAAAGGGAAGGGATGCTGCGCGCCGGGCGGGCGGGAAAAGGCGGTCTTGCCTTTTTGCTTTCGGGGATGCTGGAATGTGTCAGGGGATGGCTGCTGCGTATCTTTTACGGAGGACGGGAAAGATTGACCCCGGACGCCGCCCACCTCATTGCGGGCAAATGGGTGGAGGTCTGCCGCCTGGGTGGAGGAAGCTTCGGGGATGTCTGGCTCGTGAAGGAAAAGGAAACGGAGAAGCTGGCGGTTGCCAAGATACCCCACACTCCGAAGTTGAACCTGAAATTCATTCGGGAAGCGGCCATCCTCAGGTACTTCGCCGGTCATCCCAACGCGGTGCAGGTGCTGGATGTCGTCCGGGCGGATGGAAAGGTGATCCTCATCCAGGAATACGTGGAAGGGAAAACCCTCCAGGATCTGCTCGATGAAGGGATGGATCCCGCCGCGAAAGAGCGGGCTTATCTTGAACTCCTGAACGTCGTGTCTCACGGTCACGAACAAAACATCATGCACCGCGACATCAAGCCCGAGAATATCCTCCTCACTCCCGGAGGGCAGCTCAAGCTCCTGGATTTCGGAACGGCCAAGGATTTGACGCGCCGGAGCATCAGCAGCACGGTCATCGGTTCACGCCCTTACATGGCCCCGGAACAGATCATGGGGGAGAGCCGCCTCACGAGCGATGTATGGGCGCTGGGAGTGGTGCTCTACGCCTTGGCCACGGGGTTTCTTCCCTTCTATGCCGAAAATGAAAAGGAGCTCATGGACAGCATCCTGGAAACGGAGCCGGAATCGCCATGCCACCTGGAGCCCGAAGTGCCCGGGGAGCTGGAAAAGATCATTCTCAAGTGTCTTCAAAAGGACTGGCGCAATCGCTATCGGTCGGCAGGAGAACTGCGTGCGGAGCTGCTGCTGCGTTTCCCACGTTTTGGAGAAGGAAAAGTGCTGCCCGGATGA
- a CDS encoding GNAT family N-acetyltransferase translates to MMFGVKEGILKDGTKITLRFMVREDEEALYNFFQTIPEDLLIFIRHNVKDRNVIHDWAMRLNYDRALPLLALVDDKIIGDVTLHRVPHGWKRHIGRIRVVISPEYQGKGLATLMLNEMVGLSYELGLEKLWAEIPLDSVAAIRACRNSGFVCKAVIEGMVKDARDRNIDILIMTCDISSYFDRRWERETD, encoded by the coding sequence ATGATGTTTGGCGTCAAAGAAGGAATCTTGAAGGATGGCACAAAGATAACGCTGCGTTTTATGGTAAGGGAGGACGAAGAGGCGCTTTACAATTTTTTTCAGACCATCCCGGAAGACCTGTTGATTTTTATCCGTCACAACGTGAAGGACAGGAACGTCATTCACGACTGGGCGATGCGGCTCAACTACGACAGGGCCCTGCCCCTGCTCGCCCTGGTGGACGACAAGATCATCGGCGATGTCACCCTGCACCGGGTTCCTCATGGATGGAAACGCCACATCGGCCGCATCCGGGTCGTCATTTCACCGGAATACCAGGGAAAGGGTCTGGCCACTTTGATGCTCAACGAGATGGTGGGGCTGAGCTACGAACTGGGGCTCGAAAAGCTCTGGGCCGAAATCCCCCTGGATTCCGTCGCGGCCATCCGAGCGTGCAGGAATTCGGGATTCGTGTGCAAGGCCGTAATAGAGGGAATGGTAAAGGACGCCCGGGACCGGAATATCGACATCCTGATCATGACCTGCGACATTTCCTCCTACTTCGACAGGCGGTGGGAGAGGGAAACCGACTGA
- a CDS encoding metallophosphoesterase family protein, whose translation MSHSLQSPIAILSDIHGNLEALEAVLEALEADGIKHLIHLGDLVGYNANPRECLEILRRRKALSILGNHDLGVVDPRSSEGFNVLAHEALLYSQEQLSPEDRRYLENLPRTEIIEERFLFCHGTPENIDSYILNVFQAKRVFNLIRRRHPAVRICFHGHTHIQRLWVRDQRGKVSASSAVYSSVILDDQVTYLINPGSVGQPRQQDNRARYLLFDPHRGIIKFKAVPYDIKKAQKKILDARLPEYLALRLQEGV comes from the coding sequence ATGAGCCATTCGCTGCAATCTCCCATTGCCATCCTTTCCGATATTCATGGAAACCTGGAAGCCCTGGAAGCGGTCCTGGAAGCTCTGGAAGCGGACGGCATCAAACATTTGATCCACCTCGGCGATCTGGTGGGCTACAATGCCAATCCCAGGGAATGCCTGGAAATTTTACGCCGGCGCAAGGCGCTTTCCATTCTGGGCAACCACGACCTGGGGGTCGTCGATCCTCGATCGTCGGAAGGATTCAATGTGCTCGCCCATGAAGCCCTGCTTTATTCGCAGGAACAGCTCTCTCCCGAAGACAGGCGGTATCTCGAGAATCTGCCCCGCACCGAGATCATCGAAGAGCGGTTTCTTTTTTGCCATGGAACCCCCGAAAACATCGACAGCTACATCCTGAATGTCTTTCAAGCCAAGCGCGTGTTCAACCTCATCCGCAGGCGCCACCCGGCCGTCCGCATCTGTTTCCACGGCCATACCCATATCCAAAGGCTCTGGGTCAGGGATCAGCGGGGGAAAGTTTCCGCCTCGTCGGCCGTATATTCTTCCGTCATTCTGGACGATCAGGTCACGTATCTCATCAACCCGGGAAGCGTGGGGCAGCCCAGGCAGCAGGACAACCGCGCCCGCTACCTCCTTTTTGATCCGCATCGGGGCATCATCAAGTTCAAGGCGGTGCCCTACGACATCAAAAAGGCCCAGAAGAAAATACTGGATGCCCGGCTTCCCGAATATCTGGCCCTTCGGCTCCAGGAAGGAGTTTGA
- a CDS encoding four helix bundle protein — protein MSEGDGKFAFEELDIWHEAVEFADQCLSIAENMETDRKHYRLIEQMESAATSPALNIAEGKGRFSRKEFIQFLYIARGSLFETVTLLEVFRRRNWISLEKFSNVKGHALKLGKRISALINSIKPD, from the coding sequence ATGTCCGAAGGAGATGGAAAGTTCGCGTTCGAAGAACTGGATATTTGGCATGAGGCGGTTGAATTTGCCGATCAATGTCTCAGTATTGCGGAGAACATGGAAACGGACAGGAAGCATTATCGTCTTATCGAACAAATGGAGAGCGCCGCAACATCTCCTGCACTCAATATCGCCGAAGGAAAAGGAAGGTTCTCCAGGAAAGAATTCATTCAATTTCTCTATATTGCAAGGGGTTCGCTGTTTGAAACCGTTACCCTTCTTGAAGTTTTCCGACGCCGGAACTGGATAAGCCTGGAAAAGTTTTCCAACGTCAAAGGGCATGCCTTAAAACTTGGCAAGCGCATCAGCGCGTTGATCAATTCCATCAAGCCCGATTGA
- a CDS encoding DEAD/DEAH box helicase, translating into MAIIRRQKRNRSKEYPPQEESLSLSRKEQPRFEFKIHRSLRPVLERIKVPEPQPFVPDPFQTEALETLEESDVLTTAPTGAGKTYIAVKAIEKVFQKGGKSWYASPLKALSNAKYEEFSDIFGPENVGILTGDRKENAQAPIIVGTTEILRNQLYDTMHMGEDIQVDLVVLDEAHYLGDRDRGVVWEEVLIYLPPRVRLLLLSATIQNAREICDWLEWLRKAPCKWVAAFERPVPLFPLYLFPSGELTPLGTRRGLFAKIRTVDRRSFSRSDFPNIPKVMEVLRQADLLPAIFFLKSRADCEKAISLCRPVPALRKGRSRESDPFYKRLDALLEKYPFLRRHQHLSILKNARVGAHHGGQLPHWKLLLEKLMQDGYLEAIFSTSTVAAGVNFPARTVVVFQSDRFNGKEFVQLSATDLLQMTGRAGRRGMDEIGFALVVPGPFQDPQLVHDLFKSPPDPIISQIRVNHSMVLNLLLSHEPREIRSLFASSLATYQNLSSEIQITQDFKKAEQEMEEWIPDMACGSLDRLAEVRPQFALLNEELKKTRKIWKRQASLDSLCGLMIPGRIFLSRRGTPYIAVDDPDTERESVEAVRMAVPLRLRRGQVRTYQVGFHRVHHLGEKLDRLPPLRARKEWEALAEEFAREPFRLMSRKSAGEESPSLEAVNREMASLIQLKAKLPCNHCVLFGPCQKNTSHPFASALQRYLSYQAQMHSIQDQLWQSFLQHLSLLQEEGYVNSEGHLTDDGLWASKLRLDQPLLISDCIRKGVFPSDQPELLAALIAPFVMDRERPGDIQLSTLVWKYPDLAAPFFKMLKSLQPLREHLQAEGFPIPPLPFWAVITAYHWALGHTWEEVREISSMDEGDLAMVILRTAEHLRQIESLTDTHPRLAASARRAIDLILREPVLVA; encoded by the coding sequence AGGAAGAGTCGCTTTCTCTATCCAGGAAAGAACAGCCGCGCTTTGAATTTAAGATTCACCGCAGCCTTCGGCCGGTGCTCGAGCGGATCAAGGTCCCCGAGCCCCAGCCCTTCGTTCCGGACCCTTTTCAGACGGAAGCGTTGGAAACCCTGGAAGAATCGGATGTGCTGACGACCGCTCCAACGGGCGCGGGCAAGACGTACATCGCCGTGAAGGCCATTGAAAAGGTCTTTCAAAAGGGGGGCAAGAGCTGGTACGCGTCGCCGCTCAAGGCCCTTTCCAACGCCAAGTACGAGGAATTTTCAGACATTTTCGGTCCCGAGAACGTGGGAATCCTGACGGGGGATAGAAAGGAAAACGCCCAGGCCCCCATCATCGTGGGCACGACGGAAATCCTTCGCAATCAACTCTACGACACGATGCACATGGGGGAAGACATCCAGGTGGACCTGGTCGTCCTGGACGAGGCCCACTACCTGGGCGACAGGGACCGGGGCGTGGTATGGGAAGAGGTCCTCATTTACCTGCCCCCGCGAGTGCGCCTCCTGCTGCTTTCGGCCACCATTCAAAACGCCCGGGAAATCTGCGACTGGCTGGAATGGCTGCGCAAAGCCCCCTGCAAGTGGGTGGCCGCCTTCGAGAGGCCGGTTCCGCTTTTTCCCCTCTATCTCTTTCCGTCAGGGGAGTTGACCCCTCTTGGAACGCGCCGCGGGCTCTTCGCAAAAATTCGAACGGTGGACAGGAGGTCCTTTTCACGAAGCGATTTCCCCAATATCCCCAAGGTGATGGAAGTACTGCGCCAGGCCGATCTCCTGCCCGCCATCTTCTTTCTCAAATCCAGGGCGGACTGCGAAAAAGCCATTTCCCTCTGCCGGCCGGTTCCCGCCCTTCGAAAAGGCAGGAGCAGGGAATCGGATCCCTTTTACAAACGGCTGGACGCACTCCTGGAAAAGTACCCCTTTCTGCGCCGGCACCAGCACCTTTCCATTCTGAAAAACGCACGGGTGGGAGCCCACCACGGCGGGCAGCTCCCCCACTGGAAGCTGCTCCTTGAAAAGCTCATGCAGGACGGGTACCTGGAGGCCATATTTTCCACATCCACCGTGGCCGCGGGAGTGAATTTTCCCGCCCGGACGGTCGTCGTCTTTCAGAGCGACCGGTTCAACGGCAAGGAATTCGTGCAGCTCTCGGCCACCGATCTTCTCCAGATGACCGGGCGCGCCGGAAGGCGGGGAATGGACGAAATAGGATTCGCCCTCGTGGTTCCCGGCCCCTTCCAAGACCCCCAGCTGGTTCACGACCTCTTCAAATCCCCTCCGGACCCCATCATCAGCCAAATCCGCGTCAATCATTCCATGGTGCTCAACCTTCTCCTCTCCCACGAACCCAGAGAAATCCGCTCTCTTTTCGCTTCCTCGCTCGCCACCTATCAAAACCTCAGCAGCGAAATTCAGATCACTCAGGATTTCAAGAAGGCCGAGCAGGAAATGGAAGAATGGATTCCGGACATGGCCTGCGGGTCGCTCGACCGGCTGGCCGAGGTGCGGCCCCAGTTTGCCCTTCTGAACGAAGAATTGAAAAAAACCCGAAAAATCTGGAAACGCCAGGCAAGCCTCGATTCCCTATGCGGTTTGATGATTCCCGGGAGAATTTTTCTCAGCCGTAGAGGAACCCCCTACATCGCCGTCGACGATCCCGACACGGAGCGGGAATCGGTGGAAGCCGTACGCATGGCAGTTCCCCTGCGTCTTCGAAGGGGACAGGTGCGCACCTACCAGGTGGGATTTCACCGGGTGCACCACCTGGGAGAAAAACTGGATCGCCTGCCTCCCCTGAGAGCCAGGAAGGAATGGGAGGCACTGGCCGAGGAATTTGCCAGGGAACCCTTCCGCCTCATGAGCCGGAAATCCGCCGGGGAAGAATCCCCCTCCCTCGAAGCCGTCAATCGGGAGATGGCCAGCCTGATTCAGCTCAAAGCCAAACTGCCCTGCAACCACTGCGTTCTCTTCGGCCCCTGCCAGAAAAACACGTCGCATCCCTTCGCTTCCGCCCTGCAAAGATATCTCAGCTACCAGGCGCAGATGCATTCCATCCAGGACCAGCTCTGGCAGTCTTTTCTGCAGCACCTGAGTCTTCTGCAGGAGGAAGGCTACGTCAACAGCGAGGGGCATCTCACGGACGACGGCCTCTGGGCGTCCAAGCTTCGCCTGGACCAGCCCCTGCTCATTTCCGACTGCATCCGAAAAGGCGTTTTCCCATCCGATCAACCGGAGCTCCTGGCGGCCCTCATCGCCCCCTTCGTCATGGACCGGGAGCGCCCCGGAGACATCCAGCTCTCCACTCTCGTCTGGAAGTATCCGGACCTGGCGGCCCCCTTTTTCAAGATGCTCAAAAGCCTGCAGCCCCTGCGGGAACACCTGCAGGCCGAGGGATTCCCCATCCCTCCCCTGCCCTTCTGGGCCGTCATCACCGCGTATCACTGGGCCCTGGGACACACGTGGGAGGAAGTGAGGGAAATCTCGAGCATGGATGAGGGAGACCTGGCCATGGTCATTTTGCGAACGGCCGAACACCTGCGCCAAATCGAATCCCTCACGGACACGCACCCCCGCCTGGCCGCCTCGGCCCGCCGGGCCATCGATCTCATTTTGCGCGAACCGGTGTTGGTGGCGTAG